The genomic DNA ACATGGATGGTGCCAGGGCGGGCAGGAGACGGTCACCCTGCTTTCCAGCTAAGGCGGCATCGTGACTTCATCCGTGAGCGCCCGCGAAGCAATTGCCTGCACCACGGGAGCCTCGGAGGGCACGGATGACCTGCCATGGATCGAGGACGGGGGCAAGGTCGCTCCCATGGACGCTCGGGTCCTGACCAGGCTGTTCCTTGACCGGCTACAGGTACTGGAGGAGGGCACCCACGAGTACCAGTACGTCCGCAACACGCTGATCGAGATGAATCTGTCGCTGGTGGCCTTCGCGGCCCGCCGGTTCCGCAACCGCACCAGCAGCGAGATGGAAGACGTCATTCAGGTCGGCAGCATCGGCCTGATCAAGGCCATCGACCGGTTCGACCTGTCACGCGAGGTCGAGTTCACCTCGTTCGCGATCCCCTACATCATCGGGGAGATCAAGCGCTTCTTCCGCGACACCACCTGGGCCGTCCACGTCCCGCGACGCCTGCAGGAACTGCGCGTCGCCCTCGCCAAGAGCAAGGAAGCACTCAGCACCACGCTGGGGCGCACGCCCACGGTGCGGGAACTCGCAACCCATCTGGACCTGACCGAGGAAGAGGTCGTCGAGGGCCTCGTGGCCGCCAACGGCTACGCCGCCCGCTCCATCGACACACCTGGCGGCACCAACGAATCCAGCGACGGCGGACCGAAGTACGCGGACACCATGGGCGATGTCGACCCGGCGTTGGACCTGTTCGAAGACCTGCACACGCTCGGCCCCCTGCTGCAGGAGCTCGACGACCGGGAACGAACCCTCATCGAACTGCGCTTCGGTCAGGAGATGACCCAGGCCGAGATCGGCCGTGCATTGGGCCTGTCCCAGATGCACATCTCCCGCCTCCTCACCCGCACCCTCACCAAGCTCCGCATCGGTCTGCTCGCCGCATGAACGCCGCTGCCGCATCGGGCCGGTTCCGTAGTTTCCGAGGACGACGGCGATGGGCAGGTTCCGCTCCACCACTCGGCCTCATCGGTAGCCGCTGAGCCGTGCCGAATTGGATCCGCTGCCATTCGCAATCGGCTGGATACGGTCAGGACTGCTGCTCTTCGGTCCGCGTCGTGGTGGCCGCGAGAGTGTCCTCGGTCGCGGCCCAGGTGGCCGGCAGCCGGCGCGCATCGTGGGCCGGGGTCTGAGGCTCGGCGCTGTAGGCGGTCAGGGTGAGGCCGGGCTGCGCGGGTAGTTCCATGGACGCCGGCGGGGATGGGGCCGCGGGTTCGTCTGGTGCGCCGCGCGGCTCGTGTGCCGGCGGCGCGGGCCAGGTCGTGCAGCTGGGCACGTCCGGCTTCGTCGAGCTGGAGGGCGCCCGCGAAGGCGCCGAGGACTTCGGCGGAGGCTCCGGCGAGGTGGGCCACGTGCGAGGCGGGCGTGGTGGTCGATGCTGACGCCTGCGAGCAGGGAGACCTCCTCACGGTGGAGCCCGGGCACACGCCGGTTGCTGCCGCAGGCGGGTGGTCCGGCCTGCGGCGGGGTGATCTTCGCGGGACGCGAGGCGAGGAATTCCGCTCTTGGTGTCCACCCAGCCAGGCCAGGACGCCCGGCGCAAGGCTGAGGGGGTCTGTCAGTACCTGTAATGGCGGTACCTTCCGCGCACGTGTGACCTGCGGTTTCATCCATCATGTCGCTGTGGCGGCCCTCGGTGGACGCCTCGAGTCAGGCCCTTGGTACTGCCGGGGCGGGCCTCTCCCCCAGACCGGGGCGATGCCCTCGACGATGTAGAGGGTCCGGCCGAGGCCGTGGCGGGTGTTCTTGATTTCGCCCTTTGTGTTGTCCTTGGTGCTGTCCACAAGATCAGGCTGAACGCCAGGCACGACGGCCGGGGGTGTCGCCGGCTTGCAACAGGCTGCTGACGCGGCCCGTCCGGTGCAGGGACCGGTGCAACGGGGGCGATGATGCCGGCCGGGCCCGTACGGCGACATCACCGTGCCCCGCCCCGCCCGACCCGTTACGACCACGACCGCCGTGCAACCCAGAAGGAGACACACGGATGACCACCTGGACACCGGACGAACTGTCCCGCATCGCGAACGCCGACGAACTGAGCATCCAACCCCGTCACACGGACGGCAGCTTGCGTCCACCGACGCCGATCTGGGTCGTGCGCGACGGCGACAACCTGTACGTGCGCGCGTACCGCGGCCGCAGCGGGGCCTGGTTCCGTACCGCCCGGGCCACCCACACCGGCCACATCACGGCCGGCGGCGTCGACCGGGACGTCATCTTCACGGAAGCCGACGACCCGGCCCTGGCGGAACGCCTGGACGGTGCCTACCGCACCAAGTACGCCCGCTACAGCGCCTACGTCCCGCCCATCGTCGCGGACACCGCCCGCGCCGCGACCTTGCGTCTGACCCCCGCCTGACACCCGCGCCGTCGCCCGCTCATCGCACCAGCGACCCCTTCGTGAGGAAGCCACCATGACCACAGTCGCCATCATCGGCGCAGGTCCAGGCCTGGGCCTGGCCACCGCTCGCCGCTTCGGGCGCGAGGGCCACGACATCGCCCTGATCGCCCGCACCCCCCAGCACCTCGACGACCTCACCGCGGTCCTGACCAAGGAAGGCGTCCACGCCCAGGGCTTCGCAGCCGACGTCGGCGACCCGGACTCCCTGCAGGCCGCTCTGGACGCTGCCGCCACCCTGCTCGGCCCGATCGAGGTCTTGCAGTACAGCCCGGTCCCGCACCCCGACTTCATGAAACCCGTGCTGGACACCAGCTCCGGGGACCTGGCCGCCCCGCTCGCGTTCTCGGTGCACGGCCCCGCAACGGCCGTACAGCAGGTCCTGCCCGGAATGCGTCAACTGGGCCGCGGCACCGTCGTGTTCGTCAACGGCGGCACCGCGGTACGCCCGCACCCCGACCGCGCCGGCACCTCCGTCGCGTTCGCCGCCGAGAGCGCCTACGGCCAACTGCTGCACGACGCGCTGCAAGCGGAGAACATCCACGTCGCCCAGCTGATCATCCCCGGCGCCATCACGCCCGGGGACCCGCGCAAGGACCCCGACGTGCTCGCCGACACCCTGTGGCAGCTGCACACCGGTCGCGGCCCCTACCGCACGTTCGCCGAACCCCTGGACGCCTGACCGCCGCCCTCCTCGCCCGCACACCGATCCGGGGACCACACCCCAGCCATGCCCACACCACACATGCCACGCCACTGGCCCAACAGGTCAAGCAATTTCCGGACCTGCTGGGCGTCGGCGGGTTTCCCTCGGTGTTGAGCCCACGTCCTGCGGACCGCCTCGGCCACCCCTTGCGGGAACCGCGCAACAAGTAGCGAGGTGGGCCCCCGGTGCGACACGGGCGTGAAGGGCGCCCAGTGCGGTACCGGCGTAGAAAGGGAAGAGACGCCGGGACGACTCAGGGAGTGACCAGCCATGCAGATCGTTGTGGACCTCACGCGCTGCCAGGGCTACGCGCAGTGCGTGTTCCTCGCGCCGGAGGTGTTCGAGCTGCACGGGGAAGAGGGGTTGCTGTACGCCACGGCCGCCCCGGACGACCAGGTCGAGCGCGTGCGCCAAGCTGCGGCGGCGTGCCCTGTCCAGGCCATCCTCGCCGGCGAGGGGGTGAGCGCCCGTGCCCGGTGATCTGCGGGACGGCCGTATCGTCATCGTCGGCGCGTCGCTGGCCGGGTTGAGGGCGGCTGAGACACTGCGCGAGCAGGGC from Streptomyces sp. NBC_01707 includes the following:
- a CDS encoding SigB/SigF/SigG family RNA polymerase sigma factor; amino-acid sequence: MTSSVSAREAIACTTGASEGTDDLPWIEDGGKVAPMDARVLTRLFLDRLQVLEEGTHEYQYVRNTLIEMNLSLVAFAARRFRNRTSSEMEDVIQVGSIGLIKAIDRFDLSREVEFTSFAIPYIIGEIKRFFRDTTWAVHVPRRLQELRVALAKSKEALSTTLGRTPTVRELATHLDLTEEEVVEGLVAANGYAARSIDTPGGTNESSDGGPKYADTMGDVDPALDLFEDLHTLGPLLQELDDRERTLIELRFGQEMTQAEIGRALGLSQMHISRLLTRTLTKLRIGLLAA
- a CDS encoding DUF2255 family protein, producing the protein MTTWTPDELSRIANADELSIQPRHTDGSLRPPTPIWVVRDGDNLYVRAYRGRSGAWFRTARATHTGHITAGGVDRDVIFTEADDPALAERLDGAYRTKYARYSAYVPPIVADTARAATLRLTPA
- a CDS encoding SDR family NAD(P)-dependent oxidoreductase; translation: MTTVAIIGAGPGLGLATARRFGREGHDIALIARTPQHLDDLTAVLTKEGVHAQGFAADVGDPDSLQAALDAAATLLGPIEVLQYSPVPHPDFMKPVLDTSSGDLAAPLAFSVHGPATAVQQVLPGMRQLGRGTVVFVNGGTAVRPHPDRAGTSVAFAAESAYGQLLHDALQAENIHVAQLIIPGAITPGDPRKDPDVLADTLWQLHTGRGPYRTFAEPLDA
- a CDS encoding ferredoxin, producing MQIVVDLTRCQGYAQCVFLAPEVFELHGEEGLLYATAAPDDQVERVRQAAAACPVQAILAGEGVSARAR